In Methermicoccus shengliensis DSM 18856, a single genomic region encodes these proteins:
- a CDS encoding tRNA(His) guanylyltransferase Thg1 family protein → MKSFKHREVYAQLKVAPPIMLRLDGVAFSRVLSRLGVQKPYDEAMREASVAVCHAFFTSGVFSPLVVYAFSDEFNVYLEHLPFDGRVEKLDSVAASLASSVFTSALYEFKPKEPLCFDARLIPLQRGEVVDYLIWRQAECWRNCMNSYAFYTLVGEGMSNEQAAAHLAGKGAEQLHELLFERGINLAKAPPWQRRGMLAYRLKESVGGYDPTRGEEVHAERARLKIEEAPLFSAPEGRRLVERALEVRD, encoded by the coding sequence ATGAAGTCCTTCAAGCACAGAGAGGTATATGCCCAGCTTAAAGTTGCCCCACCCATCATGCTTAGGCTGGATGGGGTGGCGTTTAGCAGGGTGCTTTCACGGCTTGGAGTGCAAAAGCCCTATGATGAAGCGATGAGAGAGGCATCTGTGGCGGTATGCCATGCGTTCTTCACAAGTGGAGTGTTCTCTCCCCTTGTGGTGTATGCGTTCTCTGATGAGTTCAACGTGTATCTTGAGCATCTACCCTTTGACGGGAGGGTGGAAAAGCTCGACTCTGTGGCGGCAAGCCTCGCCTCCTCTGTGTTCACATCTGCACTCTATGAATTCAAGCCAAAAGAGCCCCTTTGCTTTGATGCAAGGCTGATACCCCTCCAGAGGGGAGAGGTGGTGGACTACCTCATATGGAGGCAGGCGGAGTGCTGGCGAAACTGCATGAACTCATACGCATTCTATACACTCGTGGGTGAGGGAATGAGTAATGAGCAGGCTGCGGCCCACCTTGCGGGCAAGGGGGCAGAGCAGCTCCATGAGCTGCTGTTCGAGAGGGGTATCAACCTTGCCAAAGCCCCCCCATGGCAGCGAAGGGGGATGCTGGCATACAGGCTCAAGGAGTCCGTGGGTGGGTATGACCCCACGAGGGGTGAGGAGGTTCATGCCGAGAGGGCGAGGCTGAAAATAGAGGAGGCACCCCTCTTTTCTGCTCCAGAGGGCAGAAGGCTCGTGGAGCGTGCGTTGGAGGTCAGGGATTAA
- a CDS encoding PRC-barrel domain-containing protein, producing the protein MKMEMTSLLGLSLYTLNGTYVGRIKDVVIDSSEGAITSLAVVDVNESLFDVRGKGVYLPYRWITAVDDVALMVHPVRVSRREEETEEEEADFRAAVR; encoded by the coding sequence ATGAAGATGGAGATGACCTCACTTTTGGGGCTGAGCCTGTATACACTGAATGGCACCTATGTGGGAAGAATCAAGGACGTGGTGATAGACTCTTCCGAGGGTGCGATTACGAGCCTTGCCGTGGTGGACGTGAACGAGAGCCTGTTCGATGTGAGGGGCAAGGGTGTGTACCTTCCATACAGGTGGATCACCGCTGTGGACGACGTGGCCCTCATGGTACACCCCGTCAGAGTCTCCAGGAGGGAGGAGGAGACAGAAGAGGAGGAGGCAGATTTCAGGGCGGCCGTCCGCTAA
- a CDS encoding Na+/H+ antiporter subunit E gives MSTESARGRRFVGILATFVTMYIFWLLNSGRLEPFYISMGIVCAAFVSVLFESHFVMLRNIGESLKIMARFLAYVPWLMWQIVLANWDVAKRAISPSMPIDPRIIAVDSHLRSTLARVTFANSITLTPGTITVDIDEDGTFYVHAIAEEPAQSLLEPVPCEMAVRSGYIYGENERWKA, from the coding sequence ATGAGTACAGAGAGCGCGAGGGGAAGAAGATTCGTCGGGATATTGGCCACCTTCGTGACGATGTACATCTTCTGGCTTTTAAACTCAGGGCGGCTTGAGCCCTTCTACATCTCCATGGGCATTGTGTGCGCTGCTTTTGTCTCGGTGTTGTTTGAGAGCCACTTTGTGATGCTTCGCAATATTGGAGAGAGTCTCAAAATCATGGCGAGGTTTTTGGCATACGTTCCCTGGCTGATGTGGCAGATAGTGCTCGCCAACTGGGACGTGGCCAAGAGGGCAATATCCCCCAGCATGCCCATAGACCCGAGGATCATAGCAGTGGACTCCCATCTGAGGAGCACGCTGGCGAGGGTCACCTTCGCCAACTCCATCACCCTCACCCCCGGGACAATCACCGTAGACATCGACGAGGACGGCACGTTCTACGTGCACGCAATAGCTGAGGAGCCCGCACAGAGTCTGCTCGAACCCGTGCCATGCGAAATGGCGGTAAGGTCGGGCTACATCTATGGAGAGAACGAGAGGTGGAAGGCGTGA
- a CDS encoding monovalent cation/H+ antiporter complex subunit F, with amino-acid sequence MSIFEVFIWVLLFTSFLALYRAIRGPSVYDRVVGINAVGTKTIVVLVLIGYVYARPSFFDIPLLYAILNFISVIVIAKYLERGRVDE; translated from the coding sequence GTGAGCATCTTCGAGGTCTTTATATGGGTGCTGCTGTTCACGAGCTTTCTCGCCCTATACAGGGCGATAAGAGGACCCTCCGTGTACGACAGGGTGGTGGGCATCAACGCCGTGGGCACCAAGACCATCGTGGTGCTCGTGCTCATAGGATACGTGTATGCTCGACCCTCCTTCTTTGATATCCCTCTGCTGTATGCCATCTTGAATTTCATATCCGTCATCGTGATTGCCAAATACCTTGAGAGGGGGAGGGTGGACGAATGA
- the mnhG gene encoding monovalent cation/H(+) antiporter subunit G, whose product MIELIRMAVAFGLMVGGAFFMLTGSIGLIRFPDVYTRMHATGKCDTLGEVLILSGLIVYQGIDLVSMKMLFIIIFILITSPIATHAMFKAAITNGHAMWTKHGKKVWSKEEHR is encoded by the coding sequence ATGATTGAACTCATCAGAATGGCGGTAGCGTTTGGTCTCATGGTGGGTGGGGCGTTCTTCATGCTTACGGGCTCAATAGGGCTCATCAGGTTTCCGGATGTGTACACGAGGATGCACGCGACTGGAAAGTGCGACACCCTCGGTGAGGTGCTCATCCTCAGTGGACTCATCGTGTATCAGGGAATAGACCTCGTGAGCATGAAGATGCTGTTCATAATAATATTCATACTCATCACAAGCCCCATAGCCACCCACGCGATGTTCAAGGCAGCCATCACCAACGGGCACGCGATGTGGACAAAGCATGGCAAAAAGGTGTGGAGCAAGGAGGAGCACAGATGA
- a CDS encoding hydrogenase subunit MbhD domain-containing protein has product MIWSVDILLLIFVVVLAIASIEAKDLLVATVLFGGFSFLMAVIWVELNSVDVAFTEAAVGAGVSTVLMVAAIAQTARYEEGKGK; this is encoded by the coding sequence ATGATCTGGTCTGTTGACATCCTGCTGCTAATCTTTGTGGTGGTGCTCGCAATAGCATCAATAGAGGCAAAAGACCTGCTCGTTGCCACCGTGCTGTTTGGGGGCTTTAGCTTTCTCATGGCAGTGATATGGGTGGAGCTGAATTCCGTGGACGTGGCGTTTACTGAGGCTGCAGTGGGCGCTGGAGTATCCACCGTGCTCATGGTGGCGGCAATAGCCCAGACCGCGAGGTATGAGGAGGGAAAGGGTAAGTGA
- the mbhE gene encoding hydrogen gas-evolving membrane-bound hydrogenase subunit E: MRRYLAILSCLLFWALLMYGAMDLPNFGDPNAPANEHVVPRYLEGALEECGVPNVVTAVLANYRGYDTLGETTVIFTAGISVILLVRRRWE; this comes from the coding sequence GTGAGGCGGTATCTTGCAATTCTCAGCTGCCTGCTGTTCTGGGCACTGCTCATGTATGGAGCGATGGACCTTCCCAACTTCGGAGACCCAAACGCTCCAGCCAACGAGCACGTGGTTCCAAGGTATCTGGAGGGGGCTCTCGAAGAGTGCGGAGTGCCCAACGTGGTGACCGCAGTGCTGGCAAACTACAGAGGCTATGACACACTGGGTGAGACCACTGTGATATTCACGGCTGGAATATCGGTTATCCTTCTTGTGAGGAGGAGGTGGGAATGA
- a CDS encoding Na(+)/H(+) antiporter subunit B codes for MKVDTTPFTQDIILRVGGYLMVPFIFMWALYVLIHGALGPGGGFQAGVIMAAAFIFHATVFGVDATKKKLPVKPLAVIASLGLMMYAGIGIAAIMFGGNFLEYGVIPFSVHPEVSSEYGIEVVEIGIGLTVMAIMTSIFYDLAVREE; via the coding sequence ATGAAGGTAGATACCACACCCTTCACACAGGATATCATCCTCAGGGTGGGTGGCTACCTGATGGTGCCCTTCATATTCATGTGGGCGCTGTATGTGCTCATCCATGGTGCACTCGGTCCTGGAGGGGGCTTTCAGGCTGGGGTGATCATGGCTGCAGCCTTCATATTCCATGCCACAGTGTTCGGAGTCGATGCCACCAAGAAAAAGCTGCCTGTAAAGCCCCTTGCAGTGATAGCCAGCCTCGGGTTAATGATGTATGCTGGTATTGGGATTGCTGCCATCATGTTTGGGGGCAACTTTCTCGAGTATGGAGTGATACCGTTCTCCGTGCATCCCGAGGTGTCCAGTGAGTATGGTATAGAGGTGGTGGAGATAGGCATAGGGCTCACTGTGATGGCAATCATGACATCCATCTTCTATGATCTTGCTGTAAGGGAGGAATAG
- a CDS encoding cation:proton antiporter subunit C, with protein sequence MLELLLAKYNYIIYITLMTIGFYGMIAKSNLIKKLIAMSIFQYSIFLLYISAADVEGGTAPILLGEEVQYVNPLPHVLILTAIVVAVSTLAVGLSLVIRMYRRFGTIEEDKILELSR encoded by the coding sequence ATGCTGGAGCTGTTGCTTGCCAAGTACAACTACATCATATACATCACCCTCATGACCATCGGCTTCTATGGGATGATAGCCAAGAGCAACCTGATAAAGAAGCTAATCGCCATGAGCATCTTTCAGTACTCCATCTTTTTGCTGTACATCTCGGCAGCCGATGTGGAGGGTGGCACAGCTCCCATCCTGTTGGGCGAGGAGGTGCAGTATGTGAACCCCCTGCCCCACGTGCTCATCCTCACCGCCATCGTGGTGGCGGTTAGCACGCTCGCCGTGGGGCTTTCCCTCGTTATAAGGATGTACAGGCGGTTTGGAACAATAGAGGAGGATAAAATTCTGGAGCTGAGCCGATGA
- a CDS encoding monovalent cation/H+ antiporter subunit D family protein, with translation MMLENHLPILLIAVGLLGAFFTPLLGMMSRRLCNPWTTVITFAQFALSIALLYKVMSSGNVSYWLGGWEPPWGIEYYVDLLNAFVLVVVSFVCFAVSIYARRSNEAEVPGKEVAFYTLYILLATGMLGIVVTGDIFNMYVFLEIASLAAYALISVGDKHALRASFNYMIMGTISACFILIGIGYLYIMTGSLNMADLHRLLPPLYGTRVVLAALILLIVGLSIKVALFPLHTWLPDAYTHAPSSVSAMLSGTFTKVGVYAMIRILFTVFSPSYVIKMVPVADVLAWVAAIAIIAGSVLAIAQYDIKRMLAYSTVSQVGYMVLGVGMATKIAIVGGIFHILAHSMMKTGLFLVAGAIIYRTGIRNIYQLRGMGKKMPFTMAAFVIGALSMIGIPPTLGFVSKLLLGWGAFEGGHWVFLAVILVSSLLNAVYFWRVFENAYFGVHEDIEREEAPLSMLVPTLAFAIITVVLGILALIPIGVIEPWVVEVLS, from the coding sequence ATGATGCTCGAAAACCACCTTCCAATTCTCCTCATAGCAGTGGGGCTGCTCGGTGCGTTTTTCACTCCACTGCTCGGGATGATGAGCAGAAGGCTGTGCAACCCATGGACGACTGTAATAACGTTTGCACAGTTTGCCCTGAGCATCGCCCTGCTCTACAAGGTGATGAGCAGCGGGAATGTGAGCTACTGGCTTGGGGGATGGGAGCCCCCATGGGGCATAGAGTACTACGTGGACCTGCTCAACGCGTTCGTGCTGGTAGTGGTGTCCTTTGTTTGCTTTGCCGTGTCCATCTATGCAAGACGCAGCAACGAAGCCGAGGTTCCGGGAAAGGAGGTTGCGTTTTACACACTGTACATTCTGCTCGCCACCGGAATGCTCGGCATCGTGGTAACGGGGGACATATTCAACATGTACGTGTTCTTGGAGATTGCCTCGCTGGCTGCGTATGCCCTGATATCGGTGGGAGATAAGCACGCCCTGAGGGCGAGCTTCAACTACATGATAATGGGCACTATCTCGGCATGCTTCATCCTCATCGGCATAGGCTACCTCTACATAATGACTGGCTCGCTCAACATGGCAGACCTTCATCGCCTGCTTCCCCCCCTATATGGTACCCGCGTGGTGCTCGCAGCACTCATACTGCTCATCGTGGGCCTCAGCATCAAGGTGGCGCTGTTTCCCCTGCACACGTGGCTGCCAGATGCATACACCCATGCACCATCGAGTGTGAGTGCGATGCTCTCTGGCACGTTCACCAAGGTGGGCGTGTATGCCATGATAAGGATACTGTTCACTGTGTTCTCTCCATCCTATGTGATCAAGATGGTGCCCGTGGCCGACGTGCTCGCATGGGTGGCAGCCATAGCCATCATCGCGGGCTCTGTGCTCGCCATAGCCCAGTACGACATCAAGCGCATGCTCGCATACTCCACCGTGAGCCAGGTGGGGTACATGGTGCTCGGGGTTGGCATGGCGACCAAGATTGCGATTGTGGGAGGAATATTCCACATCCTCGCCCACTCCATGATGAAAACTGGGCTGTTCCTGGTGGCAGGAGCCATCATCTACAGGACGGGGATAAGAAACATCTATCAGCTCAGGGGCATGGGAAAGAAGATGCCCTTTACCATGGCTGCATTCGTGATTGGAGCGCTCTCCATGATAGGCATCCCACCCACACTCGGATTCGTGAGCAAGCTGCTGCTGGGCTGGGGAGCGTTTGAAGGTGGGCACTGGGTGTTTCTCGCCGTGATACTCGTAAGCAGCCTGCTCAATGCGGTGTACTTCTGGAGGGTGTTTGAGAACGCTTACTTTGGGGTGCACGAGGACATAGAGCGGGAGGAGGCGCCGCTGAGCATGCTCGTGCCCACGCTTGCGTTTGCGATAATAACGGTCGTGCTGGGCATACTGGCGCTCATTCCCATAGGCGTGATAGAACCCTGGGTGGTAGAGGTTCTGAGTTAG
- a CDS encoding monovalent cation/H+ antiporter subunit D family protein — translation MEAITSATPALAVLVSLVAAALILLTGRHPNLRESVSVGASLIKFAIVASMMPTVLAGTLIEFKVVDILPNLPIMFRVDAFGMVFGLTASFLWILTTLYSMGYMRSLEEHSQTRYYFCFAIALSSAMGIAFAANLVTLFIFYELLTVSTYPLVVHSETPEAMSAGRKYLLYLLTAGVFLLFSTIAVYFYTGTTDFAFGGILEGHDIPVNIIRLLFITFMIGCTKAAFMPLHSWLPTAMIAPTPVSALLHAVAVVKAGVFTAVRIILYIFGVNLMQETGLALAMAYFVSFTIITASIFALTQDNLKMRLAYSTVSQLSYIVLGVCMLTPAGIVGGMYHIVNHALMKITLFFCAGAIFVATGKKNISDMGGVGKFMPITMLAFFIASMGMIGIPPSIGFLSKWFISLGAMEAHQAFFAFVMVASGILNAAYFLPIVYTAFFNKPKEGEQFTEAPMIMVVPLLITALLTLTLGIAPQGVYTLLLHALQQVMP, via the coding sequence ATGGAAGCGATAACGTCAGCAACTCCAGCCCTTGCAGTGCTCGTATCTCTCGTGGCAGCGGCGCTAATATTGCTCACGGGAAGGCATCCCAACCTCAGGGAGAGCGTATCGGTGGGTGCCAGCCTCATAAAGTTCGCCATCGTGGCGTCCATGATGCCCACGGTGCTCGCTGGAACGCTCATCGAGTTCAAAGTGGTGGACATCCTTCCCAACCTGCCCATCATGTTCAGGGTGGATGCATTTGGCATGGTGTTCGGGCTCACCGCTTCTTTCCTGTGGATACTCACCACCCTCTACTCCATGGGATACATGCGCTCACTCGAGGAGCACTCCCAGACGAGGTACTACTTCTGCTTTGCCATTGCCCTCTCCTCTGCCATGGGCATAGCGTTCGCAGCCAACCTCGTCACACTGTTCATCTTCTATGAGCTGCTCACCGTCTCCACATACCCGCTGGTGGTGCACAGCGAGACGCCAGAGGCGATGAGCGCTGGCAGAAAGTACCTGCTCTATCTGCTCACGGCTGGAGTGTTCTTACTGTTCTCCACGATAGCGGTGTACTTCTATACGGGCACCACCGACTTCGCCTTTGGGGGCATCCTCGAGGGGCACGACATCCCCGTGAACATTATAAGGCTGCTGTTCATCACCTTCATGATAGGATGCACCAAGGCAGCCTTCATGCCCCTTCACTCATGGCTTCCCACCGCCATGATTGCGCCCACGCCAGTGAGCGCGCTGCTGCACGCGGTGGCGGTCGTGAAGGCGGGTGTGTTCACTGCGGTGAGAATAATCCTGTACATATTCGGAGTCAACCTGATGCAGGAGACCGGGCTGGCGCTGGCGATGGCATACTTCGTATCATTCACCATCATCACTGCGTCCATCTTCGCCCTCACTCAGGACAACCTGAAGATGAGGCTCGCATACTCCACCGTGAGCCAGCTCTCCTATATCGTGCTGGGGGTGTGTATGCTGACGCCAGCTGGCATAGTGGGGGGCATGTACCACATCGTGAACCATGCCCTCATGAAAATCACGCTATTCTTCTGTGCTGGAGCGATATTCGTGGCAACCGGCAAGAAAAACATCAGCGACATGGGAGGTGTGGGCAAGTTCATGCCCATCACGATGCTGGCGTTCTTCATCGCCAGCATGGGCATGATCGGCATTCCCCCATCCATCGGGTTTTTGAGCAAGTGGTTCATCAGCCTCGGGGCGATGGAGGCCCATCAGGCATTCTTCGCCTTTGTGATGGTGGCAAGCGGCATCCTCAACGCCGCATACTTCTTACCAATCGTGTACACGGCGTTCTTCAACAAGCCAAAAGAGGGTGAGCAATTCACAGAGGCCCCCATGATAATGGTGGTGCCCCTGCTAATCACCGCACTGCTCACCCTCACACTTGGAATTGCACCGCAGGGGGTGTACACCCTCCTGCTCCACGCACTACAGCAGGTGATGCCATGA
- a CDS encoding Na(+)/H(+) antiporter subunit D, translating into MIPPGLIFLLGALLIPLLKGRVKKAYLLLVPAIVLVQLFFMHPQVGWEFQWLNMHLVLLNADRLSLFVAYVFAIIGFLAILYSLHVDDDAQHIASFMYIGSSLGVVFAGDFFSVVFFWEMMGITSVILVWAQRDRESRDAAYRYILFHVFGGGLLIGGVVAQYAATGSLALGPVSHGLAYILVLLGIGVNTVFIPLHTWLPDTYPRATITGAVFMSVYTTKTGVYLLARTFSGVEAVAIMGGIMAIYGVTFALMQNDARKLLSYHIVSQVGYMVAGIGLGTALAMNGGIAHLFNHILYKALLFMTVGAVLYSTGIRNITEMGGLARKMPITTLTFSIAALSISGFPGFNGFVSKGMVIEAAHSMPLVWVLLELASIGTFLSFLKLGYYGFFRENRNIEATEVPYHMRVAMLCTAALCVLLGLYPQLMFRVLPFEAHYAPFELLRVSETTVLFMITGIVFIALLKVFEPHHAITYDIDHVYRALGRGFLWFINNPLARGSQWTVDVFLHIKDALIWIGKNPTGAMVLLLITPYLRLVAILKGRQELYRKMIEKMWKSYPGEPVRREPIGDAVILVLVFVVAYGVYYLFLR; encoded by the coding sequence ATGATTCCTCCCGGGCTCATATTCCTGCTGGGAGCGCTGCTCATTCCACTGCTGAAGGGCAGGGTAAAGAAGGCATACCTGCTGCTCGTGCCTGCAATAGTGCTGGTCCAGCTGTTCTTCATGCACCCACAGGTGGGATGGGAGTTTCAGTGGCTCAACATGCACCTCGTGCTCCTCAATGCCGACAGGCTCAGCCTGTTTGTGGCATACGTATTTGCCATCATAGGCTTTCTTGCCATCCTGTACTCACTGCACGTGGATGATGATGCCCAGCACATCGCCTCCTTCATGTACATAGGAAGCTCCCTTGGAGTGGTGTTTGCTGGGGACTTCTTCTCGGTGGTGTTCTTCTGGGAGATGATGGGCATCACCTCGGTGATTCTCGTGTGGGCCCAGCGAGACAGAGAGTCGAGGGATGCTGCATACAGATACATCCTGTTCCACGTGTTTGGAGGTGGGCTGCTCATAGGGGGTGTGGTGGCTCAGTATGCCGCCACGGGCTCGCTCGCCCTGGGTCCAGTATCTCATGGACTGGCATACATCCTCGTGCTGCTCGGAATTGGTGTGAACACCGTGTTCATACCCCTGCACACATGGCTTCCGGATACCTACCCAAGGGCCACCATCACGGGAGCGGTGTTCATGTCGGTGTACACCACCAAGACGGGCGTGTACCTGCTCGCACGCACGTTCTCTGGAGTGGAGGCCGTTGCCATCATGGGGGGCATCATGGCAATATACGGGGTGACGTTCGCCCTGATGCAGAACGATGCCAGAAAGCTGCTCTCCTACCACATCGTGAGCCAGGTGGGGTACATGGTGGCAGGTATCGGGCTGGGGACCGCCCTCGCCATGAATGGCGGTATAGCCCACCTGTTCAACCACATCCTGTACAAGGCGCTGCTGTTCATGACCGTTGGAGCCGTGCTGTACAGTACTGGCATCAGAAACATTACCGAGATGGGTGGGCTGGCACGCAAGATGCCCATCACCACCCTGACGTTCTCGATAGCAGCGCTTTCGATTTCGGGCTTTCCGGGCTTCAATGGCTTTGTGAGCAAGGGAATGGTGATAGAGGCTGCCCACAGCATGCCCCTCGTGTGGGTGCTGCTCGAGCTTGCCTCGATAGGCACGTTCCTCTCCTTCCTGAAGCTGGGATACTACGGGTTCTTCAGAGAGAACAGGAATATCGAGGCCACCGAGGTTCCATACCACATGAGGGTGGCAATGCTGTGCACGGCGGCTCTGTGTGTGCTTCTCGGGCTGTATCCTCAGCTGATGTTCAGGGTGCTACCCTTCGAGGCACACTACGCTCCCTTCGAGCTGCTGAGGGTGAGTGAGACAACCGTGCTGTTCATGATAACCGGCATCGTGTTCATCGCCCTGCTGAAGGTGTTTGAGCCCCACCACGCCATCACCTATGACATCGACCACGTGTACCGTGCCCTTGGCAGGGGCTTCCTGTGGTTCATCAACAACCCCCTTGCAAGGGGTTCCCAGTGGACTGTGGATGTGTTCCTGCACATCAAGGACGCGCTCATCTGGATTGGAAAGAACCCCACGGGCGCCATGGTGCTCCTACTCATAACACCCTACCTGCGGCTCGTGGCCATCCTGAAGGGGCGTCAAGAACTGTACAGGAAGATGATCGAGAAGATGTGGAAGAGCTATCCGGGGGAGCCCGTGAGAAGGGAGCCCATAGGCGATGCGGTCATTCTCGTGCTTGTGTTCGTGGTAGCATATGGAGTGTACTACCTATTCCTCAGATAG
- the purH gene encoding bifunctional phosphoribosylaminoimidazolecarboxamide formyltransferase/IMP cyclohydrolase, whose product MVAPKRALLSVFDKRGITELARFLADRGVEIISTGGTASILDEANIPFCPISEYTLYPELMNGRVKTLHPKIHGGILARRDKEHHLKEAAEHGIELIDLVCVNLYPFESVVRKGCTLDEAIENIDIGGPTLIRAAAKNFEAVVVLTDPADYEPVMKEIEHTGKVSLETRKRLAVKAFRHTANYDAKIDTYLSSELCGERVLRLMFTQGRVLRYGENWHQRAELYVEQDVTECTLPKARQLHGKQMSYNNYVDLDCALQCVRSIAALADDAVVAIVKHNNPCGLATGKRLSEVLQAAWAGDPISAFGSLICTNRPFDMEAAAFLKDKFVEAVLAPSFEPDALNALKAKSPNIRLLELEGDWSELSIEYTYRYIPGGMLRQTRDTESVAEWRCVSRRQFPEHKVPLAMFSWVACKHTRSNAIVIAEEYAPHAYRVLSMGAGQPNRVDSIRRLAIPKAYDNLKMAYGLEGEELEEVARRVLSECVLSSDAFFPFADSIEAAAQGHIQYIVSPGGSIRDDEVIAAADRLNIAMVFTKMRHFLH is encoded by the coding sequence TTGGTAGCTCCAAAGAGGGCCCTGCTCAGCGTTTTTGACAAAAGGGGCATCACAGAGCTTGCTCGCTTTCTTGCCGATAGAGGCGTGGAGATCATCAGCACGGGTGGAACCGCGAGCATACTCGATGAGGCAAACATTCCCTTCTGTCCAATCTCAGAGTACACACTGTATCCAGAGCTCATGAACGGGAGGGTGAAAACACTCCACCCCAAGATTCATGGTGGCATCCTCGCCCGCCGAGATAAAGAGCACCACCTGAAGGAGGCAGCAGAGCACGGCATAGAGCTCATCGACCTCGTGTGTGTGAATCTGTACCCGTTTGAGAGCGTTGTGAGAAAGGGATGCACGCTCGACGAGGCCATAGAGAACATAGACATCGGAGGTCCAACCCTCATAAGGGCAGCTGCCAAGAACTTCGAGGCGGTCGTTGTGCTCACAGACCCAGCAGACTACGAGCCAGTGATGAAGGAGATAGAGCACACGGGAAAGGTGAGTCTCGAGACCAGAAAGAGGCTGGCTGTGAAGGCCTTCAGGCACACCGCAAACTACGATGCAAAGATAGACACATACCTCTCGAGCGAGCTGTGTGGTGAGAGGGTGCTGAGGCTCATGTTTACACAGGGAAGGGTGCTGAGATATGGTGAGAACTGGCATCAGAGGGCAGAGCTGTATGTGGAGCAAGATGTGACCGAGTGCACCCTCCCCAAGGCGAGGCAGCTTCATGGAAAGCAGATGTCATACAACAACTATGTTGACCTCGACTGTGCCCTTCAGTGCGTAAGGAGTATCGCTGCCCTCGCAGATGATGCGGTGGTGGCAATCGTAAAGCACAACAACCCGTGTGGGCTTGCCACGGGCAAACGCCTCTCTGAAGTGCTTCAGGCAGCGTGGGCTGGAGACCCCATATCGGCATTTGGAAGCCTCATATGCACCAACCGTCCATTTGACATGGAGGCTGCAGCATTCCTCAAGGACAAGTTCGTGGAGGCGGTGCTCGCCCCCTCGTTCGAGCCAGATGCCCTAAATGCTCTAAAGGCCAAGAGCCCAAATATAAGGCTGCTGGAGCTTGAGGGAGACTGGAGCGAGCTGTCCATAGAGTACACCTACCGATACATACCCGGAGGTATGCTAAGGCAGACGAGGGACACTGAGAGTGTGGCAGAGTGGAGATGCGTGAGCAGGAGACAGTTTCCAGAGCACAAGGTGCCGCTTGCCATGTTCTCGTGGGTGGCGTGTAAGCACACCCGCTCCAACGCCATCGTGATAGCCGAGGAGTATGCCCCTCATGCGTACAGAGTGCTGAGCATGGGGGCTGGGCAGCCAAACAGGGTGGACTCCATAAGGAGGCTCGCCATCCCCAAGGCATACGATAACCTGAAAATGGCATATGGACTCGAGGGAGAGGAGCTGGAGGAGGTGGCAAGAAGAGTGCTCTCCGAGTGCGTGCTCTCATCGGACGCATTCTTCCCCTTTGCAGACAGCATAGAGGCCGCAGCACAGGGACATATCCAGTACATCGTCTCGCCGGGTGGCTCCATCAGGGACGACGAGGTGATTGCGGCAGCCGACAGGCTGAACATCGCCATGGTGTTTACCAAGATGCGCCACTTTCTTCACTGA